The Pseudomonas fragi DNA window CAAGGGCCTCAATATCTTCAACTCCAGCGCCGTACTGGCCCGCGCCGAAACCGCTACCGACGCCGCGCACCAGCGGGTCGAAGCGATCGTCGCCCACGAATACTTCCACAACTGGTCGGGTAACCGCGTGACTTGCCGCGACTGGTTCCAGCTGTCGCTCAAGGAAGGCTTCACGGTGTTCCGTGACTCCGAGTTCTCGGCCGACATGAACTCGCGCACCGTCAAGCGCATCCAGGATGTGGCTTACCTGCGCACCCACCAGTTCGCCGAAGACGCAGGTCCCATGGCCCACGCCGTGCGCCCGGAGAGCTTTATCGAGATCTCCAACTTCTACACCCTGACCGTTTACGAGAAGGGTTCGGAAGTAGTGCGCATGATCCACACCCTGCTGGGGGCCGAAGGATTCCGCAAGGGCAGCGACCTGTACTTCGAGCGCCATGATGGCCAGGCCGTGACCTGCGACGACTTTATCAAGGCCATGGAAGACGCCAACGGTGCCGACCTGAGCCAGTTCAAGCGCTGGTACAGCCAGGCAGGCACGCCGCGCCTGGCCGTCAGCGAGCACTACGACGCGCAACAGCACACCTACAGCCTGACTTTTGCGCAGAGCTGCCCGGCAACCCCGGACAAGGTCGAAAAACTGCCGTTCGTGATTCCGGTCGAGCTGGGCCTGCTGGATGCCAGGGGCGGCGAAATTGCCCTGCAACTGGCTGGTGAAACGGTCGCATCCGGCACCAGTCGCGTGTTGTCGGTGACGCAAGCCGAGCAGACCTTCACCTTTGTTGGCGTCAACGAAAAACCGTTGCCATCCCTGCTGCGCGGTTTTTCGGCACCGGTGAAGCTGAGCTTTGACTACAGCCGTGACCAGTTGATGTTCCTGATGCAACACGACAGCGACGGCTTCAACCGTTGGGATGCCGGCCAGCAACTGTCGGTGCAGGTGCTCCAGGAGTTGATCGGCCAGCATCAACGTGGTGAAGCGCTGGTCATGGATCAGCGTCTGGTCGAGGCGTTGCGCACTGTGCTGGGCAATGACCAGCTGGATCAGGCAATGGTCGCTGAAATGCTGTCGTTGCCGGGTGAAGCCTACTTGACTGAAATCAGTGACGTGGCCGATGTCGAGGCGATCCATACCGCCCGCGAGTTTGCTCGCAAGCAGTTGGCCGATAGCCTGTTTGATGCCCTGTGGACGCGTTACCAGGCCAACCGCGAAGTGTCCAAAACCACGCCTTATGTGGCTGAAGCCGAGCACTTTGCCCGCCGTGCCCTGCAAAACATTGCGCTGTCGTACCTGATGCTCAGCGGTAAGCCGCAAGTGCTGGCAGCGGCGCTGGAGCAGTTCGAGCACAGCGACAATATGACCGAACGCCTGACGGCGCTGGCGGTGCTGGTCAACTCGCCTTTCGAGGCGGAAAAAGCCGCGGCACTGGCCAGTTTTGCCGAGCAGTTCAAGGACAACCCGCTGGTCATGGACCAGTGGTTC harbors:
- the pepN gene encoding aminopeptidase N — protein: MRTEQPQMIYLKDYQAPDYLIDETHLTFELFEDHTLVHAQLLMRRNPARGPGLPALALDGQQLELLSVSLDDIEQAADDYQLSDSHLILHPTSEQFVVDTSVRIHPETNTALEGLYKSGGMFCTQCEAEGFRKITYYLDRPDVMSKFTTTVVAEQHSYPILLSNGNPIASGPDDDGRHWATWEDPFMKPAYLFALVAGDLWCVEDTFTTMSERSVALRIYVEPENIDKCQHAMTSLKKSMRWDEETYGREYDLDIFMIVAVNDFNMGAMENKGLNIFNSSAVLARAETATDAAHQRVEAIVAHEYFHNWSGNRVTCRDWFQLSLKEGFTVFRDSEFSADMNSRTVKRIQDVAYLRTHQFAEDAGPMAHAVRPESFIEISNFYTLTVYEKGSEVVRMIHTLLGAEGFRKGSDLYFERHDGQAVTCDDFIKAMEDANGADLSQFKRWYSQAGTPRLAVSEHYDAQQHTYSLTFAQSCPATPDKVEKLPFVIPVELGLLDARGGEIALQLAGETVASGTSRVLSVTQAEQTFTFVGVNEKPLPSLLRGFSAPVKLSFDYSRDQLMFLMQHDSDGFNRWDAGQQLSVQVLQELIGQHQRGEALVMDQRLVEALRTVLGNDQLDQAMVAEMLSLPGEAYLTEISDVADVEAIHTAREFARKQLADSLFDALWTRYQANREVSKTTPYVAEAEHFARRALQNIALSYLMLSGKPQVLAAALEQFEHSDNMTERLTALAVLVNSPFEAEKAAALASFAEQFKDNPLVMDQWFSVQAGSTLPGGLQRVRELMEHPAFTLKNPNKVRALVGAFAGQNLINFHAADGSGYRFLADLVIELNGFNPQIASRQLAPLTRWRKYDAARQALMKAELVRIRDSGELSSDVFEVVSKSLA